From the Balearica regulorum gibbericeps isolate bBalReg1 chromosome 4, bBalReg1.pri, whole genome shotgun sequence genome, one window contains:
- the LOC104642214 gene encoding albumin, with the protein MKWVTLISFIFLFNSATSRNLQRVAREADHKSEIAHRYNDLKEETFKAVTMITFAQYLQRCSYDGLSKLVKDVVDLAQKCVANEDAPECTKSLPTIFLDEICQVEKLRDSYGAMADCCSKTDPDRNECFLSFKVPQPDFVQPYQRPASDVICQQYSDDRVALLGHFIYTVARRNPFLYAPTILSLAADYEHALQSCCKESDIGTCLDEKAAVIKERAKKISLQQQYSCGILNKFGERTFKAKKLALLSQKYPKAPFSEITKILQDIKGTYKECCEGDMVECMDDRAELMAYMCSKQDVFSSKIKHCCEKPVVERSQCIIEADFDDKPEDLPSLVEKYINDKEVCKSFEAGHDAFLSEFVYEYSRRHPEFSTQLILRITKGYETLLEKCCKTDNPADCYGNAQEELNNHIKETQDVVKTNCDLLNTHGEQDFLKALLIRYTKKMPQVSTETLLEIGKKMTAVGTKCCQLPEDKRLPCSEGYLSIVIQDMCRRQETTPINDNVSHCCSDSYAYRRPCFTAMGVDTKYVPPPFDPEMFNFDEKLCTAAPAEQEIGQMKLLVNLIKRKPQMTEEQIKTIADGFTAMVEKCCKQTNIETCFGEEGANLIVQSRATLGIGV; encoded by the exons ATGAAGTGGGtaacattaatttcatttattttcctctttaattccGCTACATCCAGGAATCTGCAAAGAGTTGCTCGCGAGGCAG ACCACAAGAGTGAAATCGCCCATCGGTACAATGACTTGAAGGAAGAGACATTTAAGGCAGT TACCATGATCACATTTGCCCAGTATCTCCAGAGATGTTCTTACGACGGACTGTCTAAGCTGGTGAAGGATGTCGTAGATCTGGCGCAGAAGTGCGTGGCCAACGAGGATGCTCCCGAGTGCACGAAATCACTG CCCACCATTTTCCTGGATGAAATCTGCCAAGTGGAAAAGCTCCGCGACTCATACGGTGCAATGGCTGACTGCTGTAGTAAAACGGATCCCGACAGAAATGAGTGCTTCCTGTCGTTTAAAGTTCCCCAACCAGACTTCGTGCAGCCCTACCAGAGACCGGCTAGCGATGTGATATGCCAGCAGTACAGTGACGACCGGGTGGCACTCCTGGGACA TTTCATCTACACTGTTGCAAGAAGAAACCCCTTCTTGTACGCCCCAACAATCCTCAGTCTGGCTGCTGATTACGAACACGCGCTGCAAAGCTGTTGCAAAGAGAGCGATATCGGTACTTGCTTGGACGAAAAG GCAGCTGTCATAAAAGAAAGAGCCAAGAAAATTAGCTTGCAGCAGCAGTACTCCTGTGGAATCCTCAACAAGTTTGGTGAGAGAACTTTCAAAGCAAA AAAACTTGCTCTCCTGAGCCAGAAATATCCCAAGGCTCCATTCTCAGAAATTACTAAAATTCTGCAAGACATTAAGGGTACCTACAAGGAGTGCTGTGAAGGGGACATGGTGGAGTGCATGGATGACAGG GCAGAGCTTATGGCCTATATGTGCTCTAAACAAGATGTTTTCTCAAGTAAAATCAAACACTGCTGCGAAAAGCCAGTTGTGGAACGAAGCCAGTGCATCATCGAAGCAGATTTTGATGACAAACCTGAAGATCTCCCTTCGCTCgttgaaaaatacataaacgATAAGGAAGTGTGCAAAAGCTTTGAGGCAGGCCACGACGCCTTCTTGTCAGA GTTTGTTTACGAGTACTCACGAAGACACCCTGAGTTCTCCACACAGCTGATTCTGAGAATTACCAAGGGATACGAAACACTCCTGGAAAAGTGCTGCAAAACAGACAACCCTGCCGACTGCTACGGAAACGCT CAAGAGGAATTGAACAATCACATCAAAGAAACCCAGGATGTTGTAAAGACAAACTGCGATCTTCTCAATACCCATGGCGAGCAAGACTTCCTTAAAGC ACTTCTGATCCGCTACACTAAGAAAATGCCCCAGGTGTCAACTGAGACCTTGCTTGAAATCGGAAAGAAAATGACAGCCGTCGGTACCAAGTGCTGCCAGCTTCCCGAAGATAAACGCCTGCCTTGTTCTGAGGGATAC CTGAGCATCGTGATTCAGGATATGTGCAGGAGACAGGAGACCACACCTATCAACGACAACGTTTCACACTGCTGCAGCGACTCCTACGCATACAGGAGACCGTGTTTCACTGCCATGGGAGTAGACACCAAATACGTGCCTCCGCCATTTGACCCCGAGATGTTCAACTTTGACGAAAAACTGtgcactgctgctcctgccGAACAGGAAATAGGGCAGATGAa attGCTTGTCAACCTCATTAAACGCAAGCCCCAGATGACAGAAGAACAAATCAAGACAATTGCCGACGGTTTCACTGCCATGGTAGAAAAGTGCTGCAAGCAGACGAATATTGAGACATGCTTTGGCGAAGAG GGTGCAAACCTAATagtgcagagcagagccacATTAGGAATTGGTGTTTAA